The Methylomonas montana DNA window CCGAAGGACTACTTCCACCTGAACACATAAGTACCTCGTATAAAATTAAGGGTGAGATCGTGCAAACGGATCATGGCCGCGAATGGCCTGATCGCGTGGGCGGTGGTTATAGCCGCCGGGTATTTTTTTAGTCACGGGATAAGCAAAGGACAAGCACAGCGCATCGGCCTTATTCGGCGATGGCAAGCCGCGGGCTTTCATATCTTTTTTACTTTCCAACTGAATCTTGCCGTCCATCCGTGCCACGGTTTCCGGCGAGATCAGTTCGTCATACAGTTCCGGATCGTCAGGGATGCAACCGCCCGCTTTTAACCAGTCGCGCATCAGCTTCCACATTTCAGCGCGCTTGTTCAGGCAGCCTGGATCGGAGGATTCGCCGGCAAACCAGACTAACCGCCAGTCTCTACCCATCGTCGCGCCGGCGGATTTAATCCCGGTGCCATAACCGGCATCAATGAAGACCGCATCGGCCTGGTGTTCGTCTTCCAGGTTGGCGATGATGTTCGCCACATGGATGTCGTTATCATTCTTGGGCAGCTTGCGCAGTATTTTGAACAACAGGCCTTGGCGAAAACCAATGATCAACGGGTCGTCGCCTTCCCAGGCAGGATCAACCGTGATGATTTTCGGTGCGAAGTTGAACTGCTCCAGTCGCAATTCGCGCCCCAGTGCCTGGTCGACGTCTTCGGTGACGATAAACTGTTTCGCCGACACGTTGGGGAACATGCCGCGCACCCTCACCTTCACGAAGTCGCTATCGACGCCGTAGTCTTCGATCCACTTGGCAATCTGGGTTTTGTTGGTGCCTTCGACAGTCCGCGAATCGATTTGCCGGTTATGCCAGCGATGGCGATGCTTCCGAAAGCACTCGCGAAACTCGCCGGTATTCCGGGTCGGGTTACCGAAAACGATCCAGATAATCTCGGTGTTTTCGTCTGACAGCGCACCTTCGGTGACTTTCCAGACCGCGTCATCGATCGCCGACGCTTCGTCAAAGATAATGACGATGCGCTTGCCCTGGTTGTGCAAGCCAGCGAAGGCCTCGGTATTGTTTTTCGACCAGGTCACAAAGTTGGCCCGCCATTCGCGGGTGTGGTCTTTATCGCGGCTAGCGATACTGGTGGCTTGCACGTCGAACCAATCGGCCGTGATCGACATCCGCGACCACTTGCCGACCTCGGGTGAGGTCTTGGTTTTCAACTGGCCGTCGGTGTTGGCGGTGATGACCACCTTGCAATCTTCACAAGTGGACAGCGCCCAGTTGACCAACATCCCCAGTTGGGCCGACTTGCCGATACCGTGACCGGATGCCACCGAGATTTTCAGCGGCTCAAACCGCGTCTCCGGATTTTGCAGGTGGTCGCGAATAATGCAGTTGATGTCCGTTTGCCATTCGCGCGGGCCGGTATGGCCTTTCAGCGGGCCGTGGTCCCAATCCCACGCCAGCAGGCTCCATTTATGCGGATCGGTGCTGCACTCGGCAGCCAGTTCGATCAGTTGATCGTCGCTTTTATCCGCCGACACGCAATCTAGCTCTCGCCAAGCGGTCCGCTAGGTTGTCGGTCACGTCCAGCGTGACCTTGTCGTTCAGCATTCCCAGATGTCTGGCCGCCAAGGTCAATGCAGCAGCTTTGTCCCAAAACTTGATTTCCTTGGTTTCGCCGATGATATTGCCCTCTGAATCCTTCACTTCCAGGATTTTTATCGATGATATGGCGGCGGCTATTTCGTCGGGCCAATCTTGGACAGGCAGTAAGGCGTTGTTTTTGTCGAAAGCTTTGCGAGGATCGACCAAAGCAATTCGCCCGACTTCTCGTAAAACGCGATCTGCAGTCACTTGCGTCCGTTCTTCCCGATCTGAACGCAACCGGGAAATAGACACCTGAATAGACGCTTTTGACAACAGCTTAGTAGCTTGCTGTCTGGCCGACTTTTCACTATAACCCGCGCGTTTCGCGGCTTGCGTACCGTTTAAGTCGATCAAGTATTCATTACAAAATAGCCACTCCTTGTCAGTCAGGCCAGGGTCGCGTTCTGTCACAGCTTGATAAACCTTAGGTTAAATGGCCGACGAATGTCGTAGTGCCAATTATGGAAAAAATCCAAAAAAAAAGCCCGCTCCGTTTCCGGGCAGGCTTTCGTTCAGTATGACGTTTTATAGGCTTTTTTTGTCTCAACGTCAAGCGGTTTCGTCGCGTCCGCCAAAATCGCCTGCACTTCACCGTCCAGCTCGATGACATATTTCAAGATTTGCAGATACCGGTTTTGCCAATGTCTAAACCAATCCATCTTGTCCAGGCCAGCCGCCGCCGCAATCTTCCGGCCCGATAAAGCCTTGATGCCGGTGCCGGCACACGCCGAACACACCACCCGCTTGCCGGATCGAGCATCCCGAGTATAACCAGAGCCGGCACAAGCCATATGCACCAGCGGCCTAATCACCTCATACACCGCAATGGCGGATAAGTTAGACACCGTCGGCCGGCCTTTCACAATCTCCCAACCTTCGCGATTCGCCAGATGCGCGGCCCAGACCCGCACATAGGCAATTAACAATCGCTCGGCGTCTTGATCCAGCGCATAGCAGCCCAAGGCAAAGCTCATCGCAATATCGCTGGTACCCGCCAAATAACCCGCCAACTCGGAACGAGACAGCACTACGCCGCTACTGCGACGCGGGCCAGACTCAAAAAATGACGAACCTGCGCACAGCAGGCCGATAATTTCAGGATTTGCCATTATCCACCTCCACTTCCTCATAGGATTTACATTTCCAGCCATAGCGCTTGCCCAGGCCGCAATAGCGCGTGTCCCACTCTTCGCGCTGGTACTTGCAGCCGGCACAAGTGCCGTTTTCGATTGAGATCAGCACATCCAGCGGATCCCGGTACATTCTTCGTTCCAACACTTCAGCCACAACACCTCCCCAAATCACAAAAAAACGCCTTACCTGACATCATTGGCGGCAAAATCCGTCCCAGTAAAAACCGGGACAAGTCCACTGGGACGGCTGTAGGCCTTTATTTCTCTAGCCTTGTCCCAGTCCCAGTAAAAACAGTTAAAAAAAATAAATAGTGATATTCGATAAACACACGTCGCGCAGGTGCGCGCGTGCGTGTGTGTACATGTGCGCGCCTGCGATAAAACCGGGACACTGGGACAAGCCGCGCCGGCCGTGCCCTGTAGCCGTCCCAATGGACTTGTCCCAGTAAAGTCTGGGACGGCTACACCCCTTGTCGGCTTTAGGCTTATATTAAAAATCGCGCGCGAGCTGCCGCTAGCGCAAGGCAAAAACGGACGCAAAGTCGAAAAAATCGCGAGCGTGCCGCTGGCGCAAAGCAAACCCACGCGGCGGCAAAAGCCAGGCTGCGCGGGCGACGACTGCAAGGATGCAGGAGGTAGGGCCACGCCGGGAGCAGTTGCCGAGGGGTGCGGGGAGAGGGTCGGGAAGTCATAAAATGAGCCGCTGCGCGGACTATTTGAATGCCGCCTAAATTGATCCTTAACAGTCATCTCGCTAGTCCTTGATGGGATCCGTAAAGATGTCTTTCCGGATGCGTTCGGCAACTGGGCGTACATAACCCCAGCGCCGGAACTGGCCGCTCGGCTCGCGCACCCGTTCCCAGCCGATCTTCTGCATGATCCGCCCTACCCTTGAGGTCATCCGGTTGGCTTCATCGATCTTCGATTTCTCGACCTTGCAGGCGTTGATCAAGAGATCCAGCGCGGTATAGAAGTTACGTAGCTTCTCGGATGGATCGTTCACATATCCTTGTATGAGCTCTTCCCAGGCGTCGACCGACAAACGAGTCGCCTGTTCAGGTTCGAAATACAACCGCTCCTCTTCCGGTGTCGGCCAAAACCGTTCGCCGGCGTTAAAGGCCACGAGGGCTTCGGCAAACAGCTGCTCGCGGATGTCCCGTAATAATTCGGTATCCACCTCAGCACAGCGAACTGGCCAGATGCGCCGGTTACCGGTCTGATCTTTCAAATACTGGTCAAGGTTGGTCGTGCCGCCAAACAGGCACACGCGCGGCGCTTCCACCGGCCGGCGGTCATACGGCCGGCGAAACTTGTCTCTGACGATCGCCAGGAACGACTTAAACGCCGTATCCTCGGACCGGCTAAACATCCCCATCTCGGCCATCTCTTGAAGCCAAACGCCCTGGATGGCCATGTTGCCTTCGTTGGTACCGATATCGAATGGCGTCTCGCTAAACCAGGGATCGGCCAGGATCCGGAAGAAACTAGACTTCCCCTGCCCTTGCTTGCCTTCCAGGACCAGCATGTAGTCAAATTTGCAGCCCGGCCGGAAGATTCGCGCGACCATGGCGATCAGGAAAAACCGGCCGGCCAGGCGCAGAAAAGGTGTGTTCTCGGCTTGGGTAATATCGGCCAGGTAGCAATCCAGTCGAGAAGTGCCATCCCAGGGCGCCAGGCCCGTCAAGAACTGCCTCACCGGATGAAACTTGTGCGCGTTAGCGGCGTGAGAAACGCCCTCGGCGATGGTTGACATGGCCTTGATCAGCACGTCGACGTCGTCGGCCAGCCACTCATCGAGACAAGAATCGTCGGCGCCGTCCCAAACGCCGGGCTCGGCGGTCCATGGCGTCGGCAGCAGCTTTTCGATTTGATGCGCAAATTCGTTGTAGCCGATCACCCCGCGCCACTTCGGATGCATCCGCAAAATCTTCGCCACGTTGGATCGGCACGGCTCGATGCCGCCGCGGGCTTTTTTGGCTAGGGCGTGATACCAGGCGCTATCAGGATTGGGCGTATCGTCAGGCGGATCGGGGTAATCCGGATAGTCGGGGTAATCCGGCGGAAAATCGCCAGAATCCCCGCCGCCAGCGCTAGCCGGCACCGGAGTAGAAAGCAATTTGGCAGCAGACTCGGCTTCGGCTGAGCCCATGAACAGCTTCGACTTGGCCCGGACATAATTCGCAAGGGTCAAGCCCGTCAAGCCGTCTGCAATGGCGTCGGCCACGTCCCAGCCGTTTTTCATGGTGCCCACTGGCGGAATCGCCATCACCCACACCTTGCAGCCCAATTCCACCAGCTTCTCGGCGATCTTGCGGGCGGCAACCATGCCAGGCTGCTTATCCTCAGGCAAAAAGGGCGGGATAAAATCGTCGGGAGCGTCCTTAGGTTTTTTCTCGCGCTGGCTATCGCAATCCGGCCAAATGATCACCTTGCGGCCGGCCAGCGGCGTCCAATCGGCTTTATCAACCGCCTTGGAACCGCCCGACCAGGTCAGGCAGGCTAGCTCGGCCAGCTCGATATCGGCCGCGTCGGCGCATTTCTCGCCCTCCAGCAGTAGCACGGGGCTGTTATGTTCCGGATCGTCGATATCGGCAACGGTCAACCGCTCCAGGCCGTACAGCGGCCGCGGTACCGCCCATTGCATCCAGCGCCATTCGCACTGGCCGGTTTTCTCATGCCGGCACCAGGTCAGCGGCAACACTTCCTTGCCGCCGTCGCTGCTTTTGAACCGGTACACATGCCCCAGCACAGCGCCATCGAGGCCGTGATAGGTCCACACGGTGTCGGGTAGGCCGCGCACAGAATGCGCTTTGTGGCGCTCCGGCGCATCGGCCGGTACCGGAATGATGGGGTGCCAGAGGGATTCGTTGGAGGGTTTTTTGTTCGGCTCGGCAGGTTTATCCCCCTGCCGAGGCTGACGGTTATAAGGCGCCTTCGCCTTCTTCTCTCGGGGTGTATTTGGTGCCTCGATGCCCAGCAGCTCGCCCAGCTCTTTCGCGGCGGCGCCCTGGTCATCGTTGCAAAACAGATAGGCATACAGCGAGATCGGATCGGAACCCGCATCGTCGGTGGCGAAGTCCTGCCACACACCCTTGCGGATATTGATCGAAAACGATCCCTTCTTGCTATCGCCACGGGTCGGATTAATCGCCCGATACTCAGAGCCGCTCGGCTCGCCGTCGGGCAGCCATTCGCCTAATAGCGACTCAAACTGTCCCAGTGCCGCGCGGTTGATCGCGGCGAAATCGATTTTTTTGCCGGCCATTCAGATCAAAATGGTAAGCAGTCGTCGCTATCGCACTGATTAAGGCGCTTCCCGCAGGTCGGGCATCTCTCCGGAATCCATTTTCTGAAAAACCAGTAATAGAAAAACCCTATGACTCTCGCATGACGACTTTCCCATGAGCACAGATCCACATCGTCTACCAATTTTCGATCGCAACGGATGCAGGTGTAAATCCCGGCTTCATCATCCCGACAGCTTGCGATATAGGGATAATGCCCAAACCACCAGCAATACAATTGTCTCAATAATTTAATCTTAGGCAGCATCATCGATCATTCCCCGCAAGTCGGGCATGGCGCCAAACCAACCGCTACCATCAAACAATCCGTGGCCGTTTCAAACGGCGGCATCAGGTCGGTTGACACGAGGGTATTCGCCTCGATAGCCGATACCCCATCCCAGTCATCGACCAGGCGATGGTCCGGTTGTTTTGTCAGTAGCTTGTGCGCCAGTTCCGCGCGCTTATTGGCCGTCGTGCCATACAAAATAATTTTGCTCACATCCAATCCCTAAAAACAGCCTCGAACCGGCCATTGACCCAGCGCCGCCAACCGGTAGCAGCCAAATCAATCGCCCCATAAATCACAATGCCCAGCAGCAGAAAGCCCAACACGGCCAAAAACACCAAAAACGAAAACAAGCCGCTCGCTACCGCGCCAACCAGCAAAACAAACGGCTTCAACATCAAGCCGGCACCGGCTAACACCAACAACGCCCCTAGGCTCAGCTCTTGAATAAAAGTCGCGCCGGCGCGTAAAAGTCCATCCATACCATTCCCCTTAATGACAACTTGGTGGCTGCACCAAGCCCAAATCAAACGCCGCTAAAATCGCCGCACAGCGGGCATTCTGCGAATCGCTATGGATGCCCAGCTTCGAATAAATATGCTCAAGATGCATGGAAATCGTCTTGGCCGACACATTCAATCGCCGCGCCATTACTTTGTCCGGCATGGCCTGGCACAACAGCTGCAACACCTCGAATTCCCGTTCCGTTAATCCACGCCGATGGGCAGTGGGCAATGCCGGCATGCCAGCCACCTGGATACTAGGAACTCGATAAACAGCGGGCGTTTCCATCGACAATCTCCAAGAAAAACAATAGGGGAAATTCCCTAGGCCCTATTCCCTAAGGAATCGGCCTAATAGTCCAAACAGCCAAAACCAGCGATCCTATGTCCAGCCCAAAAACGGCCGCCGAAGCGGCCCAGGTAGGAGGCACAACAGGAAGGCTTCGCATTAATCGTGGCAGCCATGGCTAGACAGATGGATGCTCAACGGCTGGCCGATGATCTGCGCAGTCAGATAAATAGTGCTCAAGCCGTGGGACGTTGTCCCACGGCGGCAATTGCTCTAGCCACTCACGCACTTGCTGCGCCAGGAGCGGAGACGGCGTTTCAGACGAAAGACAGGCATTAAGACCCATAGGAAAACCTCATGAATGAAATACAAAAACTCCAACGGCTCATATTAAGAACCGCCGGAAAAGTGGAAGGCATTAAAAACCTCATGTTCGCCATCGCCCTTAACCATCCAAATCCGCAAAAAATTTTGCAGGATTTCGAAGACATAACCGCAGCAAAACCCTTTGGGCCTTTAGAACTAGACGCCCAAGAAGGCTTAGATTCGATTCGTCGAGAACTGCGTAAGAAAATTGAATCACTCGCCGAACGCGAACATGCTCACGGTGAAGGCCCGAAAAAACCTCATTGATCTCGTCGATTTCGGATTGAAATGGTTGATTGGTCATGAGGCGACCGAATCGGTGTTGATGTTGTGGGCTTCGGCCAATTTACGAATAGCTTCTGCCCGCTCAAAATAAGTGGTCTTGTGTTTTCCGTTTCTCAATCGCGTGACAGTAGATTGAGGGGCGCCAATCTTTTCGCCGATTTCAGCGTCGGTCATGGTAGTTTTTAACTGATTCAGGACGGTTTGTATGTTCATGGCAAAAAATAATAATACGCTTCCGTATCTTAGTCAACGAGCAAACGTATTTGCCGAAAAAAATACGGACACGTATGCTCACGGCATGAGCACCTTACGAGAGATCTTAGAAGATGAGATGAGCCTTCAAGGCCTGAATGATTATGATTTAGAGGCTAAATCAAAAGTCCCTCAGCCAACAATCCAGAGAATCAGAAGCGGAAAACATGGTGATCCACGATCGACAACCGTTAAAAAGTTGGCGTTCGGCCTGGGTCTGACAGAGGCGCAACTTAGAGGTATAGAGCCGAGAAAGCACGAGAATCGTGTTTCCGAGCTGGCGCCCCCGCAATTTAAAGCAATTAGATATGGAAGCTTTCGCTTGCAAGCAGGAGTTATTGGGTTCGCCGTTGACTATCACGGCGACGAGCAGGAGCCGGTATTCATTCATGTCGCCAAACTACAACGAGAAGGCTTAAAACCTGAAACGCTAATTGCAGCTGGTGTAACAGGCGATTCCATGGAAACAAGCTTATATGATGGCGACACTGTCATCATAGATACCAGCAAAACCACACCGAAAGACGGCGATGTATACGCCATCAACTACGAAGGCGAATTGCTCATTAAGCGCATGATTCGCGATGCCGGGCAATGGTGGCTGCAATCAGATAATCCGGACAAAAACAGACACCCAAACAAGCTGTGTTCCGGCGATCTCTGTCTGGTGATAGGCAAGGTCGTTATCAAGGAAAGTACGAGGATTTAGCTCGTAGGGCGGATAAGTGCTGGGTTGGTGGAATTTGAGAAAATACTAATGGAAACAAAAATAGGATGAATATTAAATATCCCCTTACTCCGCTGGCTTTG harbors:
- a CDS encoding terminase, with the protein product MSADKSDDQLIELAAECSTDPHKWSLLAWDWDHGPLKGHTGPREWQTDINCIIRDHLQNPETRFEPLKISVASGHGIGKSAQLGMLVNWALSTCEDCKVVITANTDGQLKTKTSPEVGKWSRMSITADWFDVQATSIASRDKDHTREWRANFVTWSKNNTEAFAGLHNQGKRIVIIFDEASAIDDAVWKVTEGALSDENTEIIWIVFGNPTRNTGEFRECFRKHRHRWHNRQIDSRTVEGTNKTQIAKWIEDYGVDSDFVKVRVRGMFPNVSAKQFIVTEDVDQALGRELRLEQFNFAPKIITVDPAWEGDDPLIIGFRQGLLFKILRKLPKNDNDIHVANIIANLEDEHQADAVFIDAGYGTGIKSAGATMGRDWRLVWFAGESSDPGCLNKRAEMWKLMRDWLKAGGCIPDDPELYDELISPETVARMDGKIQLESKKDMKARGLPSPNKADALCLSFAYPVTKKIPGGYNHRPRDQAIRGHDPFARSHP
- a CDS encoding terminase small subunit, coding for MTERDPGLTDKEWLFCNEYLIDLNGTQAAKRAGYSEKSARQQATKLLSKASIQVSISRLRSDREERTQVTADRVLREVGRIALVDPRKAFDKNNALLPVQDWPDEIAAAISSIKILEVKDSEGNIIGETKEIKFWDKAAALTLAARHLGMLNDKVTLDVTDNLADRLARARLRVGG
- a CDS encoding VapE domain-containing protein → MAGKKIDFAAINRAALGQFESLLGEWLPDGEPSGSEYRAINPTRGDSKKGSFSINIRKGVWQDFATDDAGSDPISLYAYLFCNDDQGAAAKELGELLGIEAPNTPREKKAKAPYNRQPRQGDKPAEPNKKPSNESLWHPIIPVPADAPERHKAHSVRGLPDTVWTYHGLDGAVLGHVYRFKSSDGGKEVLPLTWCRHEKTGQCEWRWMQWAVPRPLYGLERLTVADIDDPEHNSPVLLLEGEKCADAADIELAELACLTWSGGSKAVDKADWTPLAGRKVIIWPDCDSQREKKPKDAPDDFIPPFLPEDKQPGMVAARKIAEKLVELGCKVWVMAIPPVGTMKNGWDVADAIADGLTGLTLANYVRAKSKLFMGSAEAESAAKLLSTPVPASAGGGDSGDFPPDYPDYPDYPDPPDDTPNPDSAWYHALAKKARGGIEPCRSNVAKILRMHPKWRGVIGYNEFAHQIEKLLPTPWTAEPGVWDGADDSCLDEWLADDVDVLIKAMSTIAEGVSHAANAHKFHPVRQFLTGLAPWDGTSRLDCYLADITQAENTPFLRLAGRFFLIAMVARIFRPGCKFDYMLVLEGKQGQGKSSFFRILADPWFSETPFDIGTNEGNMAIQGVWLQEMAEMGMFSRSEDTAFKSFLAIVRDKFRRPYDRRPVEAPRVCLFGGTTNLDQYLKDQTGNRRIWPVRCAEVDTELLRDIREQLFAEALVAFNAGERFWPTPEEERLYFEPEQATRLSVDAWEELIQGYVNDPSEKLRNFYTALDLLINACKVEKSKIDEANRMTSRVGRIMQKIGWERVREPSGQFRRWGYVRPVAERIRKDIFTDPIKD
- a CDS encoding response regulator transcription factor; its protein translation is METPAVYRVPSIQVAGMPALPTAHRRGLTEREFEVLQLLCQAMPDKVMARRLNVSAKTISMHLEHIYSKLGIHSDSQNARCAAILAAFDLGLVQPPSCH
- a CDS encoding helix-turn-helix domain-containing protein is translated as MNIQTVLNQLKTTMTDAEIGEKIGAPQSTVTRLRNGKHKTTYFERAEAIRKLAEAHNINTDSVAS
- a CDS encoding LexA family transcriptional regulator, which codes for MFMAKNNNTLPYLSQRANVFAEKNTDTYAHGMSTLREILEDEMSLQGLNDYDLEAKSKVPQPTIQRIRSGKHGDPRSTTVKKLAFGLGLTEAQLRGIEPRKHENRVSELAPPQFKAIRYGSFRLQAGVIGFAVDYHGDEQEPVFIHVAKLQREGLKPETLIAAGVTGDSMETSLYDGDTVIIDTSKTTPKDGDVYAINYEGELLIKRMIRDAGQWWLQSDNPDKNRHPNKLCSGDLCLVIGKVVIKESTRI